The region ATCAATGCCCAGAACTGCGTCCACTGCAAAACCTGCGACATCAAGGATCCGTCGCAGAACATCGTGTGGACCACGCCTGAGGGCGGCGGCGGCCCGAACTACCCCAATATGTGAGGCGGGACCGCACACCCTGCACTTGCGGCGGCGCGGGAATGGGAGAAGGTAGGGCCATGAAGCTCCTCCCCCGCCTCGTCGCCCTTGCTCCGCTCGCCTTCGCCGCCGCCTGCGCGGGAGCGCCCAAGGCCGCGCCAGAGCCGAACGCCTTCGCCGACTCCGACGTCATCGTCTCCAGCGTGGCGCGCAGTTCCACGCCGTACGGCCTGTTCTTGGCGGGGCAGGCGGCGATGAACGATGGCGACAGCCGCCAGGCCGCTGAGTTGTTCGGTCGCGCTGATCAACTGGGTGGCGACGCCACCGTCAAGGATAGGGCCTTCACGGCGGCCCTGCTGTCGGGGGAAGTGCGCCGCGCGGCCATGCTCGCCCCCACCGACGAAGCCACCGACAACCAGGCCGTCTATCGTCTGGGCCAATTGGTCACGGCGGTCGAAGACCTGGCGTCGGGCCGCGCAAAGCAGGCGCAAGCCGCTCTGACCGGCGGCCGCATCACCTTCCCTCATGCTGGTGCGGCGGCGCTGTTGGCGCCGTGGGCTGCCGCGGCGGCGGGCGACAAGAACGGGGCGGTGATCCGGCCCGAAGTGCGTGGCGACCGTGTGGTTCAGGTGTTCGGCATGCTCGGCCAGGCGCATCTGTACGAGCGCGCCGGCCGCTATGACGAGGCCGAGACGGACTTCAAGGCTTTGACGGGCGATGCCCAGACAGGTTCGTTGTTCAGCTTGGACTATGGAAACTTCCTGGAGCGTCGCGGGCGCAAGCAGGACGCCGCAACCGTCTATCGTGACGCCTTGGCGGTCCGCTCCAACGACGCGGGGCTACGCGCCGCCCTGGCGCGCGTGGAGGCCGGCAGGGCCGCGCCCCCGCCGCCGACCATCAAGCAGGGCGCGGCTCAATCCCTCATCGCGGCCTCGGCGGTCTATATGGGCGAGCGTCAGCGCCAGATCGCTCTGGCCTATCTGCGTCTGGCCCTGCGGCTGGATGATCAGCGGGACGAAGCCTGGGTGATGCTGGGCGACCTGCTGGCCCTGGCCGGCGACGCCCAGGCGGCGCGCGAAACCTATCAACGGGTCGGGCCGAAGTCGCCGCTCTACGCGTCGGCGCGCGGCAAGCTGGCCTGGACCTATCAGACCGAAGGCGACAAGGAGACCGCGCTGCGCCTGGTGCGAGAGGCGGCCCTGGCGGCTCCTCTAGAGGCTGATCGCCAGATCGCCTGGGCCGAGATGTTGCGCGCCAACGATCGCTGGGCGGAGTCGGTCGAGGTGCTCAATCCGGTGATCGCCCGCCAAGGCGAGAATGCCGACTGGCGCCTGCTCTACATGCGCGGCGTGTCGCTGGAGCGTTCGGGAAACTGGCCGGAAGCGCAAAAGGACCTGGAAAAGGCCTTGGCGCGCCAGCCCGATGAGCCGGAACTGCTGAACTATCTCGGCTATTCCTGGATCGACCGGGGCGAACGGCTGCCCGAGGCCATGGCCATGGTCAAGAAGGCGGTGCTGGCCAACCCTCGCTCGGGCGCGATGCTCGACAGCCTGGGCTGGGCGCAATACCGGCTGGGGGACTACAAGGCCGCCGTCGAGACGCTGGAGCGGGCGGTGGTGCTCGAGCCGGCGGACCCGGACGTCAACAATCATCTGGGCGACGCTTACTGGCGGGTGGGGCGGCGCACCGAGGCGACGTTCCAGTGGACGCGCGTCCTGTCGCTTGAGCCCAGTGACGTCTTGCGGTCCGAAGCGGAAGCCAAACTGAAGAACGGCCTTGGCGCCAAGGGCCCAGCCGCCGCGCCTTCCGTCGCCGAACGCTGAGCGGACCGGTGAAGCTGAACGATGGCAGGGCCGCCTTCGCTCCGGCCAAGGTGAACCTGTTCCTGCATGTGGGTGGGCCGGACGCCGAGGGGTATCACCCGGTGTGCAGCCTGATGGTGTTCGCGGATGTGGGGGACCGCGTGACGGTGCAGCCGTCCGACGCCCTGGCGTTCGAGGTCACGGGCCCCTGTGCGGCCGGTGTTCCCGTCGATGAAACTAACCTCGTGGTGCGGGCCGCCAATCTGCTGATCGCCCGTGCCGGTCGGCCCACGGCGCCCTTCCGTCTGATCCTGGAGAAGAACCTGCCGACGGCCGCGGGCCTTGGCGGCGGGTCCAGCGACGCCGGGGCGACGTTCCGGCTGCTGCGCGATGCCCTGGGCCTGTCGATGGCGGATGAGACTCTTGAGGCTTTGGCTTCCGAACTGGGGGCCGACGGGGCGGTGTGCCTTTGGGCGCGGCCAGCGATCGGCGAGGGAAGGGGCGAGGTGCTGAGCGTTCCCCCAGCGCTGCCGCCGCTGCATGCGGTTCTGGTCAATCCCGGCGCGCCGTCGCCGACGGGTGCGGTCTACCGTGCTTACGATGCGGCCATATCGCCTTGGGGCGCCGACAGGCCCCCTATGCCGGACGCCTTCGAGAGTCCGGAGGATGTGGCGGGTTTCCTAAGCCTGACCCGCAATGATCTGGAGGCTCCGGCTGTGGCTCTCACGCCGATCATCGGCGAGGTGCTGGCGTTGCTGCGCGACGAGCCGGAAATCCTGATGGCCCGTATGTCGGGCTCCGGGGCGACGTGCTTTGCGCTTTGCTCCGGGGATATCGAGGCCGAGGGCTTGGCCGACCGAATCCTGTCCATGCGGCCGGATTGGTGGGTCCGCGCCTGCCGGCTGGCCTAGACCCTCCCCAAAAGAGAAGGGGGGCGGAGGTCCCCCGACCTCCGCCCCCCGGTTCCCCCAGGAACCTTCTCCCGTCGCTTACGAGTGGTAAGCGCGCTCGCCGTGCTCGGCGATGTCCAGGCCTTCCTCTTCCACGTCCGGAGCGGCGCGCAGGCCGATCGTGAACTTGATCAGGAAGAAGACGATGGCCGTGGCGATGGCCGACCACACGATGGTGACGCAGACGCCCTTCAGCTGGGCCAGCACTTGCGTGCCCATGTTGTAGACCGCCGCGTCGCAGGTCGAGATGTCGCCGTCGGCCGCGCAGGTCGTGTAGTCCACGATGCCGGCGCCGCCCAGGGCGGGGCTGACAAGGATGCCGGTGGCGATGGCGCCGACGATGCCGCCGATGCCGTGGATGCCGAAGGCGTCCAGGCTGTCGTCGTACTTCAGGGCGTTCTTCACGATCGAGCAGAAGACCACGCAGATCGGGCTGACGACCAGACCCAGGACCACCGCGCCCATCGGGCCGGCGAAACCGGCGGCCGGGGTGACGGCGACGAGGCCGGCGACCACGCCCGAGGCCAGGCCAAGCGCGCTCGGCTTACCGCGGGTGACCCACTCGGTGATGATCCAGGACAGGCCCGCCGCGGCGGTGGCCACGAAGGTGTTGATCATCGCCAGGGCGGCGTAGCCGTTGGATTCCAGGTTGGAGCCGGCGTTGAAGCCGAACCAGCCCACCCACAGCAGGCCAGCGCCCACCAGGGTCAGGGTCAGGGAGTGCGGCGGCATCGGCTCCTTGCCGTAGCCGGTGCGCTTGCCCAGGATCATGGCGCCGACCAGGGCGGCGACGCCCGCGTTGATGTGGACCACGGTGCCGCCGGCGAAGTCGAGGGCGCCGAAGCTCCAGATCAGACCGGCCTTCACAGCGGCCTCAGGCGCCGAGGCGATGGCGTCCGGACCAGGCCACCACCAGACCATGTGGGCCATCGGGTAGTAGGACAGGATCGGCCACAGGACCGCGAAGGCGACGATCGCCGCGAACTTCATCCGCTCGACCAGCGAACCGACCACGAGGGCGGCGGTGATCGCCGCGAAGGTCGACTGGAAGGACAGGAAGACCAGTTCCGGGATGACCACGCCAGTGGAGAAGGTGGCCACGTTGCTGGCCGGGGTCACGTCCTTGAGGAACAGGCGACCAAAGCCGCCGACGAAGCTGTCGAGGCCGCCGCCGTCCGTGAAGGCCAGGCTATAGCCCCAGAACACCCAGGCGACGATGCCGATGGCGCTGACCACCGACACCTGCATCATGACCGACAGCATGTTCTTGGCGCGCACGAGGCCGCCATAGAACAGCGCCAGACCCGGCAGGATCATCAACAGCACCAGAACGGTGGAGACCAGCATCCACGCGGTGTCGCCCTTGTCGGGCACAGGCGCGGCGGCCTCCTGAGCGAGGGCCGGGAAGGCCATCATGGCTCCCGCGGCGGTCGCCGCGAGCGCGACGCTCGTCAGCGATTTGAATCCCAGTTTCATCGAGTTAAACCCCTTGTCCCCGAATTGTTTGTCAGAGCGCGGCGGCGCCGGTTTCACCGGTCCGGATGCGCACGGCGTTCTCGACATTGAGGACGAAGATCTTCCCGTCCCCGATCTTGCCAGTGGCCGCTGCGGCCTTGATGGCCTCGACGGCCTTGCCGGCGGCGGCGTCGTCGACGACGGCCTCCAGCTTCACCTTGGGCACGAAGTTCACCTGGTACTCCGCCCCGCGATAGATCTCGGTCTGGCCTTTCTGGCGGCCATAGCCCTTGACCTCAGACACGGTCAGGCCTTCGACGCCGGCCGTGACGAGCGCTTCTCGCACCTCGTCCAGCTTGAAGGGTTTGACGACCGCAATGATCAGTTTCATCCGCTTGCTCCCCGCACGCCCCCGAAGGCCGCACGCCCCGTCTGAATGTCAGTTTCGTCGTTAGTCGCCGGTCCGGACCTCGCCGAACTCAGGCTGCGGTCACGCTAGCGGCGGGGGCGGTGGGGCGCGCCTGGAAGGTAAGGATTTTGCAAGAAGCGCCATAATTGGGCCGCACGATGATCGATTTTCGGGCAATCTGCCGTAAATCTGGGCAAATCGATCTCCCTGAACGGCTTTGATGGCCCGATGAACGGTCTAGAAGGCACGCCGATCACACTTTGGACGATCCGCGGAATCCCGCTTCAATGGCGCTGAAGCGGAGGGGACCATGAGCGCGAGCCTTTGGCCGAAGATATTGCCGGTCGTCATGCTGGCCGCCTCGAACATCTTCATGACCTTCGCCTGGTATGGGCATCTCAAGCACCGCACCGCGACCCTGTTCATGGTCATCCTGACCAGCTGGATGATCGCCCTGCCGGAGTACATGCTGGCGGTGCCGGCCAATCGCATCGGGTCGACCGTCTATTCCCCCGGGCAGTTGAAGGCGATGCAGGAAGCGATCACCCTGATCGTCTTCGTGATCTTCTCGGCGCTCTACTTGGGCGAGCCGGTAAGGTGGACGACGCTGGTGGGTTTTGGATTCATCTTCGTCGGCGCTCTTTTCATTTTCCTCAATCGCTGAACGCGACTTTCCAGCAACCCGGTTCGCCGTTGCTGGAACCGGACTCGCTTCTCGCGCGCTTCTTCGCCGGTGGGAAGCGGAGCCGCGCTCTTCGGCCTCGCCCTTGAAACAATGAGGAAAAAGCCATGAAGATCGTTCATCTGATTACCGCCGCTGCTGCGACCGCTCTCCTGGCCGGCGCCGCCTCGGCCCAGACCATGGATTCCAGCCAGCCTGTGAACCCGACCCCCAACACCTCGACGACCATGACCGATGACGCCGTCCGCTCGTCGGGCATGACGAACACCACGGACTCGACGATGGCCGCGCCGATGACCTCGGTCGCCCCGACCGGCATGAGCACCGACGTCGTCTCCACCAGCTCGCCCGAACAGCAGGCGACCCTTAAGGCTGGCGACGCCAACGTAGTGTCCAACGGCCCGGTGGCCGACACTCCGGAAAACCGCGCCAAGTACGGCGCCCCGATGTCGCGCGCCGGCAAGCGCACCGACCCGGCCGGCAACTAAAAGCCGGACAACCACGGGCCGACTTGGCTTGAAGCAAAGGTCGGCGGGCCCTATGGTCCGCCGACTTTTTTCTGGCCCCCGTCCGAGCCCCGATGTCCGCTGAAAAACCCAAGTCTTTTCAAGGTCTGATCCTCACCCTGCACGACTACTGGTCGAAGCAGGGATGCGTGATCTTGCAGCCGCACGACATCGAGGTGGGGGCGGGTACGCTGCATCCGGCCACCGTCCTGCGCGCCCTTGGGCCCAAGCCCTGGAACGCGGCCTATGTGCAGCCCTCGCGCCGTCCCAGCGACGGTCGCTATGGCGACAACCCCAATCGCCTGCAGCACTACTATCAGTACCAGGTCATCTTGAAGCCGAACCCGGCCGACATGCAGGACCTGTATCTGGGCTCGCTCGAGGCCATCGGCCTGGATCTGCGCCTGCATGACATCCGCTTTGTCGAGGACGATTGGGAGAACCCTACCGTCGGCGCCTGGGGCCTGGGCTGGGAAGTCTGGTGCGACGGGATGGAGGTGTCGCAGTACACCTACTTCCAGCAGGTCGGCGGCCTGGACGTCAGCCCCGTGGCCGGCGAGCTGACCTATGGCCTGGAGCGCTTGGCCATGTACGTGTTCGGCGTCGACAACGTGTACGACCTGCCGTTCAACGATGCCGGCGTGTCCTATGGCGACGTGTTCCTTGAGAACGAGCGCCAGCACTCGCAGGCCAACTTCCACGGCTATGACGTCGCGACCCTCAAGCGCCAGTTCGAGGACATGGAGCGCGAAGTGCCGCTCATGCTCGAGCGGGAGTATCAGGGAAGGGCGCTGGTCCTGCCCGCCTACGACATGGTCCTCAAGGCCAGCCACCTCTTCAACCTGATGAACGCCCGCGGCGCGATCGCCGTCGCCGAGCGCGCCAGCTACATCGGACGCATCCGCGACCTCTGTAAGATGTGCGCCCAGAAGTGGGCCGAGCAGCAGGAAGCCGCGTAAGACCATGCCCCAGCTGCTTATCGAACTGTTCTCCGAAGAGATCCCGGCCCGCATGCAGGCCCAGGCCGCAAAGGACCTGGAACGTATGGCGCGCGAGCGTCTGGCCGCCGCCGGTTTCCTGCCCGAGGCCCTGACGGCCATGGCCGGCCCGCGCCGCCTGACGCTGGTGGCCGAAGGCCTGCCCATCGCCCAACCGGAACGCCACGAGGAGCTGAAAGGCCCCAAGGTCGGCGCCCCGCCGCAGGCCATGGAAGGCTTCCTGCGCAAGGCGGGCCTGACCCAGGACCAGCTGACCGAGCGTGACGGCGTCTATTTCGCCCACATCCACAAGGCCGGCCGCGCCACCACAGAGATCGTCGCCGAGATGGTCGAGGAGATCGTCCGCGGCTTCCCGTGGCCCAAATCCATGACCTGGGGCACGGGCAGGCTGCGCTGGGTTCGCCCGCTGAAGCGCATCCTGTGCGTCTTCGACCGCGAGATCATCCCGTTCAGCATCGACGGGATCGATAGCGGTGACCTGTCCGAAGGGCATCGCTTCATGGGCCAGAACCGTGTGTTCCGCGCCCGCGACTTTGACGAATACCGCCAGGCCCTGCTGGCCCACCACGTCGTGCTCGACCCGGAAGAGCGCAAGGCGCGCATCCTGGAAGGCGCCAAGACCCTGTGCTTCGCGCGCAATCTGGAGCTGGTCGAGGACCAGGGCCTGCTGGACGAGGTCGCGGGCCTGGCCGAATGGCCGACCCCGATCCTGGGCGACATGGACCCCGCGTTCCTGGCCCTGCCGCCGGAGGTGATCCGCACCTCCATGCGCACGCACCAGAAGTACTTCGCCGTCCGTGATCCGGCGACCGGCAAGCTGGCCCCGCACTTCCTGGTGGTGGCCAACATCCAGGCCGCCGACGGCGGCGCCGAGATCGCCCGCGGCAACGCCAAGGTGCTGTCCTCACGCCTGTCCGACGCCCGCTTCTTCTGGGACGAGGACGTCAAGGTCGGCTTCGAGCCCTGGCTGAAGAAGCTGGACGGGGTGACCTTCCACGCCAAGCTCGGGACCATGGCCGAACGCGTGGAGCGCATCGTCGCCCTGGCCCGCGAGATCGCGCCCCTGGTCGGCGCGGATGTGGACAAGACCGGCGAAGCCGCACGTCTGGCCAAGGCCGACCTGACCTCGGAAATGGTCGGCGAGTTCCCCGAGCTTCAGGGCGTCATGGGCGGCTATTACGCCCGCAACGCCGGCCTGGACGGCGAGATCGCCGACGCCGTGCGCGATCATTATCGTCCGCAAGGACCGGGCGATGCGGTCCCAACCGCGCCGGTCTCCATCGCCGTGGCCCTGGCCGACAAGCTTGACACCCTGGTCGGTTTCTTCGCCATCGACGAGAAGCCCACCGGTTCGAAGGACCCCTTCGCCCTGCGCCGCGCGGCGTTGGGCGTGATCCGTCTGATCCGGGAGAATGCCGCGCGGGCCTCGCTCTCTAAGATAGTCAAAGCTGCCTATCTTCGCATTCAGGAAGACAATCTAAGGTCAGGTCGGGCTTTGGGTGAGCGGCGCTCGACGGCCGAGCCAAATGCAACCCCAGCGCTCGGCCTGAATATCGAGCTGCTTCCTTGGGAGCAGATTGAGCGAGATGTTCTTGTCTTCTTTGCTGACCGTTTGAAAGTCGCCCTGAAAGATGAAGGCAAGCGCCACGACCTCGTCGACGCCGTCTTCGCCCTCGGCGACGACGATCTGGTTCGGATCGTTTCGCGCGTGGAGGCGTTGGACGCCTTCCTGAAAACGGACGACGGGGCCAACTTGCTGGCGGGATACAAGCGCGCGGCCAACATCCTCAAGGCCGAGGAGAAGAAGGGCCCATTGCCGCAGGGCGACGCTGTGGCGCTTTCCGGCGCTCCGGCTGAGGAATCGGCTTTGCTGGAAGCGGTGCAACGCGCGCGTCCTGTCGTGCAAACGGCGCTGACCTCAGAAGATTTTGCCGGCGCCATGCAGGCGCTCGCGCAACTTCGTGCGCCGGTGGACGCATTCTTTGAGAAGGTGCTAGTGAACGATCCGGATGTTGCGGCGCGGGATAACCGTTTGCGGCTCCTATCCCAAGTCAAGACGACCACCGAAACGGTCGCGGACTTTTCACTTATCGCAGGGTGAGCTTTGACATGCCGGTCGAGACGATGACCAAGACGCGCTGGGTCTACTCCTTTGGCGGAGGCGGCGCGGATGGCGACGCCTCGATGAAGAATCTGCTGGGGGGCAAGGGCGCCAACCTGGCCGAGATGTCTTCGCTGGGCCTGCCGGTGCCTCCGGGCTTCACCATCACGACCGAGGCGTGTGTCCACTATTACGCCAACGGCAACCAGTACCCGGCCGAGCTGGCCGAACAGGTGGCCGCCGGTCTGGCGACGGTCGAGAAGCTGACGGGCAAGACCTTTGGCGATCCAGCCAACCCGCTGCTGGTTTCGGTGCGCTCCGGCGCCCGCGCCTCCATGCCG is a window of Caulobacter sp. NIBR2454 DNA encoding:
- the glyS gene encoding glycine--tRNA ligase subunit beta → MPQLLIELFSEEIPARMQAQAAKDLERMARERLAAAGFLPEALTAMAGPRRLTLVAEGLPIAQPERHEELKGPKVGAPPQAMEGFLRKAGLTQDQLTERDGVYFAHIHKAGRATTEIVAEMVEEIVRGFPWPKSMTWGTGRLRWVRPLKRILCVFDREIIPFSIDGIDSGDLSEGHRFMGQNRVFRARDFDEYRQALLAHHVVLDPEERKARILEGAKTLCFARNLELVEDQGLLDEVAGLAEWPTPILGDMDPAFLALPPEVIRTSMRTHQKYFAVRDPATGKLAPHFLVVANIQAADGGAEIARGNAKVLSSRLSDARFFWDEDVKVGFEPWLKKLDGVTFHAKLGTMAERVERIVALAREIAPLVGADVDKTGEAARLAKADLTSEMVGEFPELQGVMGGYYARNAGLDGEIADAVRDHYRPQGPGDAVPTAPVSIAVALADKLDTLVGFFAIDEKPTGSKDPFALRRAALGVIRLIRENAARASLSKIVKAAYLRIQEDNLRSGRALGERRSTAEPNATPALGLNIELLPWEQIERDVLVFFADRLKVALKDEGKRHDLVDAVFALGDDDLVRIVSRVEALDAFLKTDDGANLLAGYKRAANILKAEEKKGPLPQGDAVALSGAPAEESALLEAVQRARPVVQTALTSEDFAGAMQALAQLRAPVDAFFEKVLVNDPDVAARDNRLRLLSQVKTTTETVADFSLIAG
- a CDS encoding P-II family nitrogen regulator translates to MKLIIAVVKPFKLDEVREALVTAGVEGLTVSEVKGYGRQKGQTEIYRGAEYQVNFVPKVKLEAVVDDAAAGKAVEAIKAAAATGKIGDGKIFVLNVENAVRIRTGETGAAAL
- a CDS encoding tetratricopeptide repeat protein — protein: MKLLPRLVALAPLAFAAACAGAPKAAPEPNAFADSDVIVSSVARSSTPYGLFLAGQAAMNDGDSRQAAELFGRADQLGGDATVKDRAFTAALLSGEVRRAAMLAPTDEATDNQAVYRLGQLVTAVEDLASGRAKQAQAALTGGRITFPHAGAAALLAPWAAAAAGDKNGAVIRPEVRGDRVVQVFGMLGQAHLYERAGRYDEAETDFKALTGDAQTGSLFSLDYGNFLERRGRKQDAATVYRDALAVRSNDAGLRAALARVEAGRAAPPPPTIKQGAAQSLIAASAVYMGERQRQIALAYLRLALRLDDQRDEAWVMLGDLLALAGDAQAARETYQRVGPKSPLYASARGKLAWTYQTEGDKETALRLVREAALAAPLEADRQIAWAEMLRANDRWAESVEVLNPVIARQGENADWRLLYMRGVSLERSGNWPEAQKDLEKALARQPDEPELLNYLGYSWIDRGERLPEAMAMVKKAVLANPRSGAMLDSLGWAQYRLGDYKAAVETLERAVVLEPADPDVNNHLGDAYWRVGRRTEATFQWTRVLSLEPSDVLRSEAEAKLKNGLGAKGPAAAPSVAER
- a CDS encoding ammonium transporter, coding for MKLGFKSLTSVALAATAAGAMMAFPALAQEAAAPVPDKGDTAWMLVSTVLVLLMILPGLALFYGGLVRAKNMLSVMMQVSVVSAIGIVAWVFWGYSLAFTDGGGLDSFVGGFGRLFLKDVTPASNVATFSTGVVIPELVFLSFQSTFAAITAALVVGSLVERMKFAAIVAFAVLWPILSYYPMAHMVWWWPGPDAIASAPEAAVKAGLIWSFGALDFAGGTVVHINAGVAALVGAMILGKRTGYGKEPMPPHSLTLTLVGAGLLWVGWFGFNAGSNLESNGYAALAMINTFVATAAAGLSWIITEWVTRGKPSALGLASGVVAGLVAVTPAAGFAGPMGAVVLGLVVSPICVVFCSIVKNALKYDDSLDAFGIHGIGGIVGAIATGILVSPALGGAGIVDYTTCAADGDISTCDAAVYNMGTQVLAQLKGVCVTIVWSAIATAIVFFLIKFTIGLRAAPDVEEEGLDIAEHGERAYHS
- a CDS encoding glycine--tRNA ligase subunit alpha, with the protein product MSAEKPKSFQGLILTLHDYWSKQGCVILQPHDIEVGAGTLHPATVLRALGPKPWNAAYVQPSRRPSDGRYGDNPNRLQHYYQYQVILKPNPADMQDLYLGSLEAIGLDLRLHDIRFVEDDWENPTVGAWGLGWEVWCDGMEVSQYTYFQQVGGLDVSPVAGELTYGLERLAMYVFGVDNVYDLPFNDAGVSYGDVFLENERQHSQANFHGYDVATLKRQFEDMEREVPLMLEREYQGRALVLPAYDMVLKASHLFNLMNARGAIAVAERASYIGRIRDLCKMCAQKWAEQQEAA
- a CDS encoding 4-(cytidine 5'-diphospho)-2-C-methyl-D-erythritol kinase, with protein sequence MNDGRAAFAPAKVNLFLHVGGPDAEGYHPVCSLMVFADVGDRVTVQPSDALAFEVTGPCAAGVPVDETNLVVRAANLLIARAGRPTAPFRLILEKNLPTAAGLGGGSSDAGATFRLLRDALGLSMADETLEALASELGADGAVCLWARPAIGEGRGEVLSVPPALPPLHAVLVNPGAPSPTGAVYRAYDAAISPWGADRPPMPDAFESPEDVAGFLSLTRNDLEAPAVALTPIIGEVLALLRDEPEILMARMSGSGATCFALCSGDIEAEGLADRILSMRPDWWVRACRLA
- a CDS encoding DMT family protein gives rise to the protein MSASLWPKILPVVMLAASNIFMTFAWYGHLKHRTATLFMVILTSWMIALPEYMLAVPANRIGSTVYSPGQLKAMQEAITLIVFVIFSALYLGEPVRWTTLVGFGFIFVGALFIFLNR